A genomic region of Gemmata massiliana contains the following coding sequences:
- a CDS encoding type II secretion system protein: MRSVVSRPVRRESGFTLIELLVVIAIIAVLIGLLLPAVQKVRMAANRARSSNDLKQITLGVHSFENTTGALPLGWTVDASLNTVYVHYQILPYVEGNTAIYRCAGDPTNETATIVTSYVENGSLFSLTPRKIIHIPAGTSNVLAFGPIYRNCNNNLVKWQKGLSDTGYVPDLISFPTTMTDPVRFQVPTAQCTSDRFVSPFPVALFSFCDGSVRGLSPGGTSTTFMNQIMNPKNDQPVIFPD; the protein is encoded by the coding sequence ATGCGCTCAGTTGTTTCCCGGCCCGTGCGCCGCGAGTCCGGCTTCACGCTCATAGAGTTGTTGGTGGTGATCGCGATCATCGCGGTCCTCATCGGGCTATTGCTCCCCGCCGTCCAGAAGGTCCGGATGGCCGCCAACCGAGCCCGGTCGTCGAACGACCTGAAGCAAATCACCCTCGGGGTCCACTCCTTCGAGAACACCACCGGCGCACTGCCGCTCGGTTGGACCGTCGATGCGTCACTCAACACGGTGTACGTTCACTATCAAATTCTTCCCTACGTCGAGGGCAACACCGCCATCTACCGGTGCGCCGGGGATCCAACGAACGAGACCGCCACCATCGTCACGAGCTACGTGGAGAACGGCAGCCTGTTCTCGCTGACGCCGCGGAAAATAATTCACATCCCGGCCGGCACGTCGAACGTGCTCGCCTTCGGCCCTATTTACCGGAACTGCAACAACAACCTGGTCAAATGGCAGAAGGGGCTTTCGGACACGGGCTACGTGCCGGACCTTATCTCGTTCCCAACCACGATGACCGACCCGGTGCGGTTCCAGGTCCCGACCGCCCAATGCACGAGCGACCGATTCGTGAGCCCGTTCCCGGTCGCGCTGTTCTCGTTCTGCGACGGAAGCGTTCGGGGGCTGAGCCCAGGGGGCACTAGCACGACGTTCATGAACCAGATCATGAACCCCAAGAACGACCAACCAGTTATCTTCCCGGATTAA
- a CDS encoding sigma-70 family RNA polymerase sigma factor: MGRAPDLLTRLFRRATDRRGAEATTAELLGRFVATRDEEAFRALVDRHGPMVWGVCSRVLRQPQDIEDAFQATFIVLARRAAIVRPPELLPAWLHGVARRSALRVMRISARRREVQVSTMPNPAAAMINDLLDLPAVLDEELGRLPSKLRQAVVLCHLQSRTYSDAAREMKCSIAAVAKRLDRAAERLRGRLARRGLAPIGCTAWGLLAGAPEALAVPADVAARTTAAALGTVTGAAATGVAAATAREVATTVTRVPLRILATAVAVLIAGAGLAVVQRAAAPPVPKPVVAQSTEAVRLDRFGDPLPAGAVARLGTVRFRTGKAPCPGGVGFLADGKTLVSAHESGTIVFWDATTGKETDRIDGPPGAVSLVVSADGRRMVAVGTEMWAWDITPNGVKSLWKTPGSSKGELVATAALSPNGKVLAYGSRTGGQLIDADTGDLLQPLAVKATRVMAFSADGRALVVAGDGPVLLLDPATGKEQRRFDPKGSLTQLAVAPDGARVAAITGQMIRIWDAASGRELAGVPSAGNSSAALFFAPDGRTLLEAGGERIRYRDPGTGKESRPAVNAPHLQPHQSSFLFFYYNPVVPAVSPDGKRVAVIVGGGAVGVWRTDTGAEVGPSGGPHGEVTALAFTPNGNEILTAAAPDHFQAWNPATGAPGRRLATPAPGMTTRSLVVAPSGEVEAICAQTQFGGFRHLPGIVEWGARATGPGVDRHRVPAEVTKSKVWSPVTAAESADGRRVIWGTGTVLIVTDRATGAEVRRVDTKVAVTGVTVSADGETAAAFASKEGVVSVWDLGAARERMRVSARLNQSASCAPLALSADGRWLAGVEGGPKGAQAVQLWEVASNRVGPRFPVGAAAVLPLTFSPNGRLLAGGGREGKIRVWDLATGTEARQYTGHRGPVQALEFAPNGERLASGSTDATALVWDTRPLLAWPPLPARSWEATDAQWAGLGKDDPSQAVRTVWALVAAGDDAVPFLRTRLLRRPPPPSAERVTAVIKQLGSEEFAERERATDELAGLGIGAELALRAARTTDNPEIRARLDRLLARLAPTRAPELLAAVRGIAALERIGTPAAADALKEITAGRGHAVVTAEAEAAVRRVAARPKP, translated from the coding sequence ATGGGACGTGCCCCCGATCTCCTCACCCGTCTCTTTCGACGGGCTACCGACAGGCGGGGAGCGGAAGCGACCACCGCCGAGCTACTCGGACGGTTCGTCGCGACCCGCGACGAAGAGGCGTTCCGCGCCCTCGTCGATCGACACGGTCCAATGGTTTGGGGGGTGTGCTCCCGGGTCCTCCGGCAGCCGCAAGACATCGAAGACGCGTTCCAGGCGACATTTATCGTGCTGGCCCGGCGCGCGGCCATCGTCCGCCCACCGGAACTGCTCCCGGCGTGGCTCCACGGTGTCGCCCGGCGGTCCGCGCTTCGCGTCATGCGAATCTCCGCCCGACGTCGTGAGGTGCAAGTGAGTACCATGCCGAACCCCGCCGCCGCGATGATAAACGACCTACTCGACCTCCCGGCGGTGCTCGACGAGGAACTCGGCCGGCTCCCGTCGAAGCTCCGGCAGGCGGTCGTCTTGTGCCACCTCCAGAGTCGGACCTACTCCGACGCCGCTCGGGAGATGAAGTGCTCGATCGCGGCCGTGGCCAAGCGCCTGGACCGGGCCGCGGAACGGCTCCGCGGCCGGCTGGCCCGGCGCGGGCTGGCCCCGATCGGGTGTACGGCCTGGGGCTTGCTGGCCGGGGCGCCGGAAGCCCTGGCCGTGCCCGCGGACGTGGCGGCCCGAACGACCGCGGCTGCTCTCGGTACAGTTACAGGGGCGGCCGCGACCGGGGTCGCCGCAGCGACCGCGCGCGAGGTCGCCACGACGGTGACTCGCGTTCCCCTCCGTATTCTTGCAACCGCAGTTGCGGTACTCATCGCCGGGGCCGGGCTCGCGGTCGTTCAACGCGCGGCCGCTCCGCCCGTACCGAAACCCGTCGTCGCCCAATCGACCGAGGCGGTTCGGCTCGACCGGTTCGGCGACCCGCTGCCAGCCGGAGCGGTCGCCCGGCTCGGAACCGTCCGCTTTCGGACGGGCAAGGCGCCGTGCCCCGGTGGGGTCGGGTTCCTGGCCGATGGCAAAACGCTGGTGTCGGCCCACGAATCCGGGACCATCGTTTTTTGGGACGCAACGACCGGGAAGGAAACGGACCGGATCGACGGGCCGCCCGGAGCGGTGTCGCTCGTCGTATCGGCCGACGGCCGGCGGATGGTCGCGGTCGGGACCGAGATGTGGGCCTGGGACATCACCCCGAACGGGGTCAAATCGCTCTGGAAGACCCCCGGTTCGAGCAAGGGAGAACTGGTCGCCACGGCCGCACTCAGTCCGAACGGTAAGGTTCTGGCCTACGGATCGCGGACCGGCGGGCAGTTGATCGACGCCGACACCGGCGACCTGCTCCAACCCCTCGCGGTGAAGGCCACCCGGGTGATGGCGTTCTCGGCGGACGGGCGGGCGCTCGTCGTCGCCGGGGACGGCCCGGTTCTGTTGCTCGACCCGGCCACCGGAAAGGAGCAGCGGCGCTTCGATCCCAAAGGGAGCCTCACCCAACTGGCCGTTGCCCCGGACGGGGCGCGCGTCGCGGCGATCACGGGCCAAATGATCCGGATCTGGGACGCGGCGAGCGGCCGGGAATTGGCCGGGGTTCCGTCCGCCGGCAATTCTTCCGCCGCACTATTTTTCGCGCCGGACGGCCGCACCCTGCTGGAGGCCGGGGGCGAGCGCATCCGCTATCGCGACCCGGGGACCGGGAAAGAGTCGCGCCCGGCGGTTAACGCACCGCACCTCCAGCCGCACCAATCGTCCTTTTTGTTCTTCTACTACAACCCCGTTGTCCCCGCCGTGTCGCCGGACGGGAAGCGGGTCGCCGTGATCGTCGGGGGCGGGGCGGTGGGCGTGTGGCGGACCGACACCGGGGCCGAAGTCGGACCGTCCGGCGGGCCGCACGGCGAAGTCACCGCCCTGGCATTCACGCCCAACGGAAACGAGATCCTCACTGCAGCGGCCCCCGATCACTTCCAGGCCTGGAACCCGGCGACCGGGGCGCCGGGGCGCCGACTGGCCACGCCGGCACCCGGGATGACCACGCGGTCGCTGGTCGTTGCGCCGAGCGGAGAAGTCGAGGCCATCTGCGCTCAGACCCAGTTCGGGGGGTTCCGCCACCTGCCCGGAATCGTCGAGTGGGGCGCTCGGGCCACCGGTCCCGGGGTCGACCGGCACCGCGTTCCCGCGGAGGTGACCAAGTCTAAGGTCTGGAGCCCAGTAACCGCCGCTGAGTCGGCGGACGGGCGGCGCGTGATTTGGGGGACCGGGACGGTCCTGATCGTCACCGATCGTGCGACCGGGGCCGAGGTCCGGCGCGTGGACACGAAGGTGGCCGTGACCGGCGTGACCGTATCGGCCGACGGCGAAACCGCAGCGGCGTTTGCCTCGAAGGAGGGCGTCGTATCGGTCTGGGATCTGGGTGCGGCACGGGAACGAATGCGGGTGTCGGCCCGGCTGAATCAATCCGCGTCCTGCGCGCCGCTCGCGCTCTCGGCGGACGGGCGGTGGTTGGCCGGCGTGGAGGGCGGTCCCAAAGGGGCGCAGGCCGTCCAGTTGTGGGAAGTCGCTTCCAACCGGGTCGGCCCCCGGTTCCCGGTCGGCGCCGCGGCCGTGCTCCCGCTGACGTTTTCCCCGAACGGTCGTCTGCTGGCGGGGGGGGGGCGGGAGGGCAAAATTCGGGTGTGGGATCTGGCAACCGGGACCGAGGCCCGGCAGTACACCGGCCACCGCGGTCCCGTTCAGGCCCTGGAGTTCGCCCCGAACGGCGAGCGACTGGCGTCCGGCAGTACCGACGCCACCGCCCTGGTTTGGGACACCCGGCCGCTGCTCGCATGGCCCCCGCTCCCGGCCCGGTCGTGGGAGGCGACGGACGCACAGTGGGCCGGGCTGGGAAAGGACGACCCGAGCCAGGCAGTGCGGACCGTTTGGGCACTGGTGGCCGCCGGGGACGACGCGGTCCCGTTCCTACGAACCCGATTGCTGCGCCGCCCCCCACCCCCATCGGCCGAACGGGTGACCGCTGTGATCAAGCAGTTGGGGAGCGAAGAGTTCGCAGAGCGCGAGCGCGCGACGGACGAGTTGGCCGGGTTGGGGATCGGGGCCGAACTGGCCCTCCGGGCCGCGCGGACCACGGACAACCCGGAGATCCGGGCGCGCCTCGATCGTCTGCTGGCCCGGCTCGCGCCGACGCGGGCGCCGGAATTGTTAGCGGCCGTTCGCGGGATCGCCGCCCTGGAACGAATCGGTACCCCGGCCGCCGCCGACGCGCTGAAGGAAATCACGGCCGGGCGCGGGCACGCCGTAGTCACTGCCGAAGCCGAGGCCGCGGTCCGACGGGTAGCGGCCCGACCGAAGCCCTGA
- a CDS encoding sigma-70 family RNA polymerase sigma factor, translating into MPQTVCTAAVNRALRAVHRPTSDGELVERFAATGDSDAFSQLVHRHGAMVLAVCRRITRHHQDAEDAFQATFLVLARRAGAVNTSRAVAGWLFGVAVNAAREARRRSARRYNRESLTATPPETGRCEPDPDFDIRAVVAEELAGLPEGYRSLVVACDLQGESQAAVARRLGLPVGTVYSRLSTARRILAERLGRRGLGAPACLVALAAFAADVEALPPVSDCPSPHVTELTEAIMRRGFAVRWKLAACALLASVAVALSGEPPKEKPIVAPAPTAAEESRLILGLGGHVRYLKSDGTEVSRLTGAEVVKAGADMPTRSLSVGLNSDVGLTTTVSEIFGPSGRIAPDGRLPLNTRKGLYMLTPGDSLVVKPAKAAAGEGALFASGNVPYIVAWSPDAKKAIGFRIKRGLFGSVYEHVLIDLAAGTTSELKVPSMHRVVDWSPDGSWFLTIRENKTWGLEGLYARERVLCKVSADGKTSRALTPTGGNGPGQSVVVESAVLSPDGTRVAYQQWTTTLAQQAKEGPVYCQGLDVVVLDLDRGTRTVVASEPGGKGSGDFLQMNTSFGVRWSPDGSRVGFLYEHREFGTPFIVAWRVGVVNTSGGKVKTVFASDKVDKTPPTALTTFDWR; encoded by the coding sequence ATGCCGCAGACCGTGTGTACAGCCGCGGTAAACCGCGCCCTTAGAGCCGTCCATCGTCCCACATCCGATGGAGAGCTTGTCGAGCGATTCGCAGCAACCGGCGATTCGGACGCATTCTCCCAGTTGGTTCACCGACACGGGGCGATGGTGCTCGCGGTTTGCCGGCGCATCACCCGGCACCACCAGGACGCCGAGGACGCATTTCAGGCGACCTTCCTCGTGCTCGCGCGAAGGGCAGGGGCGGTCAACACGTCCCGCGCGGTCGCCGGATGGCTATTCGGCGTGGCCGTGAACGCAGCACGCGAAGCGCGGCGGCGGTCGGCACGTCGGTACAACCGCGAATCCCTCACTGCGACTCCACCCGAGACGGGTCGGTGCGAACCGGACCCGGACTTCGACATCCGTGCGGTAGTGGCCGAAGAACTCGCGGGACTGCCCGAGGGGTACCGGTCGCTGGTCGTCGCGTGCGACCTCCAGGGGGAATCGCAGGCAGCCGTCGCTCGGCGCCTCGGTCTACCGGTCGGGACGGTGTACAGCCGGCTCTCGACCGCGCGCCGGATTCTTGCCGAACGGCTCGGCCGCCGGGGACTTGGCGCGCCCGCGTGTCTGGTGGCTCTCGCGGCGTTCGCGGCCGATGTTGAGGCACTTCCACCCGTCTCCGATTGTCCTTCCCCCCACGTCACGGAACTGACGGAGGCGATCATGCGCAGAGGATTTGCGGTCCGGTGGAAGCTGGCAGCGTGCGCGCTCCTCGCAAGTGTCGCGGTCGCGTTGAGCGGCGAACCGCCAAAAGAGAAACCGATTGTTGCGCCCGCGCCGACTGCAGCGGAAGAATCGCGGCTGATTCTCGGCCTCGGTGGGCACGTCCGGTATCTCAAGTCTGATGGCACGGAGGTCTCGCGGCTGACGGGCGCCGAGGTGGTGAAGGCCGGGGCAGACATGCCCACGCGGTCGCTCTCCGTTGGTCTCAACTCGGATGTCGGTCTCACGACAACGGTCAGTGAAATCTTTGGTCCGAGTGGGCGCATCGCTCCCGACGGGCGCCTCCCGCTCAATACCCGCAAGGGGTTGTACATGCTGACGCCCGGCGACTCGCTCGTGGTTAAGCCGGCGAAGGCTGCGGCCGGGGAGGGGGCGTTATTCGCATCGGGCAATGTGCCGTACATCGTGGCTTGGTCTCCCGATGCGAAGAAGGCAATCGGGTTCCGAATCAAACGCGGGTTGTTTGGTTCGGTGTATGAACACGTTCTGATCGATTTGGCTGCCGGTACTACGAGCGAACTGAAAGTGCCGAGTATGCACCGCGTGGTGGATTGGTCGCCGGACGGGTCGTGGTTCCTCACCATTCGGGAGAACAAAACGTGGGGGCTTGAGGGCCTATACGCGAGGGAACGTGTGCTGTGCAAAGTTTCGGCCGACGGTAAAACCAGCCGCGCCCTCACACCGACTGGGGGCAACGGTCCGGGGCAGTCGGTTGTGGTCGAATCTGCGGTGCTATCTCCGGACGGAACGCGCGTCGCGTACCAGCAGTGGACGACAACGTTGGCTCAGCAAGCCAAGGAAGGGCCGGTCTATTGCCAAGGACTTGATGTCGTTGTTCTCGATCTGGATCGTGGAACGCGGACCGTCGTCGCGTCCGAACCGGGCGGGAAGGGGTCGGGCGACTTTTTGCAGATGAACACGTCGTTCGGGGTGCGATGGTCGCCGGACGGGTCGCGAGTTGGCTTCTTGTACGAACACCGCGAATTCGGAACGCCGTTCATTGTGGCTTGGCGGGTCGGCGTGGTGAACACCAGCGGAGGAAAAGTGAAGACCGTGTTCGCGTCGGACAAGGTCGACAAGACGCCCCCGACCGCACTGACGACATTTGACTGGCGGTGA
- a CDS encoding alpha/beta hydrolase, with protein sequence MSAKRVGLILAGMFLFVGSTGAIWFLWPRPTTGLVFHTPPDGAPLTLDIDYPSTGRKPFPVLVFVPHDGTWHPDFKQEDQIRLVVEVFNRAGYAVATIHYRDPRKAPFPGPVQDAKAAVRWVRANAAQYRLNPDRIGAMGASAGGFGACLLGTAGPEDGFEPPGEPAGVSCRVQAVAALAAPCDLTRKTWPELAEHGFLKPFLGATFKENPAVYRKASPGTYATPDDPPFLLLHSPSDPIVNISHSRAFADQLKRGGVDATLTELPAWEHGHVPTGTELEQIIQQAVPFFDRHLKQ encoded by the coding sequence ATGTCCGCGAAGAGGGTCGGGTTGATCCTGGCTGGAATGTTCCTGTTCGTCGGATCGACCGGGGCGATCTGGTTCCTGTGGCCCCGACCGACAACGGGGTTGGTGTTCCACACGCCGCCCGACGGAGCCCCGCTCACACTGGACATCGATTACCCGTCGACCGGGCGCAAGCCGTTCCCGGTACTCGTGTTCGTCCCGCACGACGGAACCTGGCACCCGGACTTCAAGCAGGAGGATCAGATTCGGCTGGTGGTCGAGGTGTTTAACCGGGCCGGGTACGCGGTGGCCACCATCCACTACCGTGATCCCCGCAAGGCCCCGTTCCCGGGTCCGGTTCAGGACGCCAAGGCCGCCGTTCGGTGGGTGCGTGCGAACGCCGCTCAGTACCGGCTGAACCCCGACCGGATCGGAGCGATGGGCGCGTCGGCGGGCGGGTTCGGGGCGTGCCTGCTCGGAACGGCCGGGCCGGAGGACGGGTTCGAGCCGCCCGGAGAACCCGCCGGCGTGTCGTGCCGCGTGCAGGCGGTGGCGGCACTCGCCGCGCCGTGTGATCTGACGCGGAAAACGTGGCCGGAACTCGCCGAGCACGGGTTCCTGAAGCCGTTTCTGGGTGCCACGTTCAAGGAAAACCCGGCCGTGTACCGGAAGGCGTCCCCGGGTACCTATGCGACCCCGGACGACCCGCCGTTCCTGCTCCTGCACTCGCCCTCGGACCCGATCGTCAACATCTCCCACTCGCGCGCGTTCGCCGATCAGTTGAAGCGCGGCGGGGTGGACGCCACGCTGACCGAACTACCGGCCTGGGAGCACGGCCACGTTCCCACGGGGACGGAACTGGAACAGATCATCCAGCAAGCCGTCCCGTTCTTCGACCGGCACCTCAAACAGTAA
- a CDS encoding MarR family winged helix-turn-helix transcriptional regulator — MDTTDAQRPTGSPDLGARAERDVVDRLLVQWRAARPELDPSPLGIVGRVIVLAQHLERSVEASLEKHKLTLGQFDILATLRRRSKKGGLTPTQLLESVVLSSGGMTARLDALAEAGYIFRKPNPTDRRMVVIELTAKGRRAIDTATKTRFNEAKESLPNLSESEMTLLTNLLRRWLAEVAG, encoded by the coding sequence ATGGACACGACAGACGCACAGCGCCCGACCGGTTCCCCGGACCTCGGCGCCCGGGCCGAGCGCGACGTGGTGGACCGGCTCCTCGTGCAGTGGCGCGCGGCGCGCCCGGAACTGGACCCGTCGCCCCTCGGGATCGTCGGCCGCGTCATCGTGCTGGCACAGCACCTGGAACGCAGCGTCGAGGCTAGTTTAGAGAAACACAAACTCACACTGGGACAGTTCGACATCCTCGCCACGCTCCGGCGCCGCAGCAAGAAGGGCGGGCTGACACCCACGCAATTGTTGGAGAGCGTGGTCCTCTCCAGCGGCGGGATGACGGCCCGGCTCGACGCGCTTGCGGAGGCGGGCTACATCTTCCGCAAGCCGAACCCCACTGATCGCCGCATGGTGGTGATCGAGCTCACCGCGAAGGGGCGCCGGGCGATCGATACCGCGACCAAAACGCGCTTCAACGAAGCCAAGGAATCGCTCCCGAACCTGAGCGAGAGCGAGATGACGCTGCTGACGAACCTGCTCCGGCGCTGGCTCGCGGAAGTCGCCGGCTGA